The DNA window AATCCTTCCTAAAACCTATCACCCCGATCATTGCATCAGCATTCTGTCTTGCATGCCGGTACCAAAGTCCTGCAAAGACCGTGCTAAATTGATATTGAGTCCCCATATTCAGTTGAAAAAATGAAGATTGAGTGACGATTTGTATTCCCGGACTTAACAACCCTGAGGTACCTCTGCTGTTTCTATCTAATCTAAAGGAAAAACCTCCATGAACTCCCCAACGAACAGGTAAGCCCCCAAACCCATTCTGATTCACTTGCAATATTCCTATGTCAGGACTGTTAAAATGCTTGGCGGAAATCCCCAAATAGTAGTCCGGCGAGTAATACAATAAACCTACACCAGCATCAAAATATGACTTATTTGTTTCCAACGGTCTTGACTCCTTTGACAAAATGGGCAAGCCTCCCGGGGATAAATATCCTGTTGCAGGATCAATTTGATCACCAAAAATAAATTTGTCCCAGCCATAATTAACCTGCACAAATCCAAGCTCAAGACCACCCTTTATCACATGACCATCTGAATTCAATTGGATTTTGTACCCATACATCCCTGCCACCTTTATAGTTTTAATCAACCCATCCCCGGCATCATCTGCGGTTAATTCCAAACCAAATCCACTTTTAAGCTTTGTAAAATATTGATCGTAAGCCAGGTTATAGGTGACGTATGTTTTAAAGCTTTGATCTACAAATGGCCATTGATTCCTGTATATGATACCAAGCCTCGGGCCTTCACTCAATCCAGCAAAAGCAGGATTCATCTGTAAAGGAGCAGCATAAAATTGACTAAATATTGGATCCTGAGCTGACAGCCCTTGTAAGCCAATTAAATGTGTCCAAATTAAGGCGAGTATATATATTGCTTTTCTAAAAAACATATTGACAATAAGTATGTTAAAACTACGTTAAGTATCCAAATTCCGAACTATAGAAATTAATTGTACCTAATTAAACCTTGTTATGAAATCAATTCTAAAGGTACTCCTCGGATTATTTCCATATATTTTATTTGCACAACAAAGTTATACCAATACATTCAACTTTGAATGGATAAACTTAGACAAATCTAATAAAGGATTAGTTCAGAAAGGTCCTATTGATATTTTTAACGGTGCATTAAGAGATCAGTCAACCCCTGACATTCCTGTCTTACGATATGAAATTCCCTTACAAATTGAAGGCAGCATTAACATTAAGTTACTTGTAAATCAAAGCGAAATTGTAAACTTCAATTCCACAGGAACCCTGAATCAAATTCCAAATTTGGAGGATGATTTCGTAACTCGGTATTCCATTTTTAATGAAAGAGGGCGTACAAAAGCAATAGTTGAATTAATTCCTGTAAAAAAATCAAGCCATCAAAGTTATGAAAGGATTCTCTCTTGTAAAATAGACGTCTTTTTTGTTCCCAACATAGTTTCCAGAAGCCCTAACACTCCTCCATACACCTATAATTCAATTTTAAAAAGTGGTAATATTTATAAAATAGCCTTATCCAATAAAGGAATCTATAAATTAGACAAAAATTATCTTGAAAAAAATTTAAAAATAAGCCTTGCCTCAGTTGATCCTAAAAATATTCATATTTACGGAAACGGTGGAGTCCCATTGCCTGAATCCAATTCAGTAGCAAGAATAGATGATCTTAAAGAAAACAGTCTGTACATCAATGGTGAAGAAGATGGAGTGTTTGATGAAAATGATTACATCCTATTTTATGCCAATGGACCTGATTCCCAGTTATATAATGAAGGAAGTGAAGATTTTCTATATACAAAAAATCCCTACAGCCAAAAGTCATATTATTATATAAAAATTGACAATACACCTGGGTTAAGAGTCCTGAAAAATAATTTTATTGAAAGTGGTAATTATGTTTCGTCATCTGGCCTATTAAGTATTCACCATGAAAAAGAGTTATACAATTTGCTAGATCTAGATGAATGCAACCATGGTTCAGGGCAAAAATGGTACGGGGAAGACTTAGGGAATTCCCGAAGTCTTGATTTAAACTCAATCTTCTATTTTCCTGGTCTGGATCAAAGTCGAAAAACAAAATTGAAGGCTTTGTTTGCATCCAGATCAAACAGGACTTCTACCCTGAATATTAATGTAGATGGAGAATCTGTTTCCAAATCACTTTCCACAATTGGCTATAGTTGCACTTCAAACTTTGCTGCCAATAACTTTATATTTTCTGATTTGAATTTAAAAAATGAACTACCTAAAATAAAAATAACATTTCCTGATAATGGAAGCAGTTCAGATGGTTGGTTGGATTGGATACAACTTACCGCTTGGAGAAAGTACGATTATCTGAGTAAACCATTATTTGTCTTTGACCCTGAATCCAAGCTAAATAGTTTTAGCACTTATAAAATTGCAAATCCTGGATCAAATTTATTCTGCTGGAATATAACATCTTCATTGAATCCGGTCGAAATACCTTATAAAGTAATTTCGGGAAATTTGGAATTTACCGATGAAAGCTTTGGTAAGTTGTCGGAATACCTGGTTTTTGATCCTTCAGCCAATTATCCGACTCCTGAATACATTGGTAGCGTAGAAAATCAAAACTTACATGGTCTTGAAATTTATGATTTCGCAATCATTTATTACAAAGATTTTAAAAATGAAGCAGAAAGATTATTGCAACATAGACAAAAACACAGCAACATTAAAGGAGTAATTGTCGATGTGGATCATATTTACAATGAATTTGGTTGTGGATCCAAGGATCCAACTGCCATTAGGGATTTTCTCAGAATGCTTTACCTCAGGAATCCTCAATTCAGATATGTAACACTTCTTGGAGCGGCAAGCTATGATTTCAGATATTTGAATACAAAAGTAAAAGATCAAAATTTAGTGAGCACTTATGAAACATCAGAATCTCTTGACCCAATTAATTCATTTCCTACAGATGATTACTTTGGCTTATTAGATGAAAATGAAGGCGAGAACTTAGCTGGTTTACTGGATCTGTCCATTGGTAGAATTCTGGCCAGAACTCAGGAAGAGGCAAGAGATTTTGTGGATAAAATTATTCGTTATGATACTGACCCTAACACTTACGCAGATTGGAGGTTAAACTTAATTTTTTCAGGAGATGACGAAGATGGAAACATTCACATGTCAGATATGGACCGAATAGCACAATCGGTCAAAAGCCAAAATCCACTCTTCAATCAACAAAAAATTTATCTAGATGCTTATGAACAGATCACCACTCCGGGTGGAGAAAGATATCCGGAAGTAAATAAAGCAATTAATACATCCGTTTTCACTGGAGCACTTGTATTTTCCTACATGGGGCATGGTGGTCCTACAGGTCTGGGACAGGAAAGAATCCTCCAGGATTTTGACATCAGGCAGTGGGACAATTTAAATAAAATGTTTTTAATGGTCACTGCCACATGTACTTTTACCGGATTTGACGACCCGGAAATAACAAGTGCCGGCCAATTGACAATGCTGCAAAAAGGAGGAACCATTGGCATGTTTTCAACAGTTAGAGCGGTATATGCCAGTGAAAATTACCAGTTGACCAATTCTGTTTTTAACAATTTTTATGGGAAAGAAAATGGAAAATTCTTAACCATGGGGGAAATTCTCACCCGCTCCAAAAACCAAAACTCTGCACCCGGGATTCTTCAAAATTCAAGAAAATTTTTACTATTTGGTGACCCTTCCCAAACTTTGGCATACCCAATTTTGGAAAACGAAGTTTTGTCTATAAATGACCGACCACTTGGACCTATATTAGATACCATTCGCGCATTGCAAACTGTAAGAGTTAAAGGCAGGGTTAAGTTACCTAATGGACAAACTGCAAGTGATTTCAATGGCCTTTTGTACACTACAGTATTTGACAAGCCAATTGATTTAAAAACAAGGGCCAATGATCCATCAAGTCGTGAACAAACATTCAGTATTCAAAAGAATATA is part of the Candidatus Vicinibacter affinis genome and encodes:
- a CDS encoding PorP/SprF family type IX secretion system membrane protein yields the protein MFFRKAIYILALIWTHLIGLQGLSAQDPIFSQFYAAPLQMNPAFAGLSEGPRLGIIYRNQWPFVDQSFKTYVTYNLAYDQYFTKLKSGFGLELTADDAGDGLIKTIKVAGMYGYKIQLNSDGHVIKGGLELGFVQVNYGWDKFIFGDQIDPATGYLSPGGLPILSKESRPLETNKSYFDAGVGLLYYSPDYYLGISAKHFNSPDIGILQVNQNGFGGLPVRWGVHGGFSFRLDRNSRGTSGLLSPGIQIVTQSSFFQLNMGTQYQFSTVFAGLWYRHARQNADAMIGVIGFRKDSWKLAYSFDYTLSKLGIGLGGSHEISILFNKMPEKRKKKNIQDCFEAFN
- the porU gene encoding type IX secretion system sortase PorU, with product MKSILKVLLGLFPYILFAQQSYTNTFNFEWINLDKSNKGLVQKGPIDIFNGALRDQSTPDIPVLRYEIPLQIEGSINIKLLVNQSEIVNFNSTGTLNQIPNLEDDFVTRYSIFNERGRTKAIVELIPVKKSSHQSYERILSCKIDVFFVPNIVSRSPNTPPYTYNSILKSGNIYKIALSNKGIYKLDKNYLEKNLKISLASVDPKNIHIYGNGGVPLPESNSVARIDDLKENSLYINGEEDGVFDENDYILFYANGPDSQLYNEGSEDFLYTKNPYSQKSYYYIKIDNTPGLRVLKNNFIESGNYVSSSGLLSIHHEKELYNLLDLDECNHGSGQKWYGEDLGNSRSLDLNSIFYFPGLDQSRKTKLKALFASRSNRTSTLNINVDGESVSKSLSTIGYSCTSNFAANNFIFSDLNLKNELPKIKITFPDNGSSSDGWLDWIQLTAWRKYDYLSKPLFVFDPESKLNSFSTYKIANPGSNLFCWNITSSLNPVEIPYKVISGNLEFTDESFGKLSEYLVFDPSANYPTPEYIGSVENQNLHGLEIYDFAIIYYKDFKNEAERLLQHRQKHSNIKGVIVDVDHIYNEFGCGSKDPTAIRDFLRMLYLRNPQFRYVTLLGAASYDFRYLNTKVKDQNLVSTYETSESLDPINSFPTDDYFGLLDENEGENLAGLLDLSIGRILARTQEEARDFVDKIIRYDTDPNTYADWRLNLIFSGDDEDGNIHMSDMDRIAQSVKSQNPLFNQQKIYLDAYEQITTPGGERYPEVNKAINTSVFTGALVFSYMGHGGPTGLGQERILQDFDIRQWDNLNKMFLMVTATCTFTGFDDPEITSAGQLTMLQKGGTIGMFSTVRAVYASENYQLTNSVFNNFYGKENGKFLTMGEILTRSKNQNSAPGILQNSRKFLLFGDPSQTLAYPILENEVLSINDRPLGPILDTIRALQTVRVKGRVKLPNGQTASDFNGLLYTTVFDKPIDLKTRANDPSSREQTFSIQKNIIFKGNSEVKNGEWEFTFIVPKDINFSIGQGKISLYATNEKNLDASGYTDKFLIGGFTSDTTTKDLPPVVKLYINNDQFVSGGITDENPKIFARISDDMGINISGNSIGHDLSAIIDLNTESPIILNNFFKSQLNDYRSGEITYPLKNLKPGKHTLSLIAWDITNNQGSANIEFNVIDNDDISLERVLNYPNPFNRKTNFQFETNLTGLPLEVTIYIQSISGKMVKTIQKNINMDGYRTAEIEWDGTDDFGSKLANGVYLYQIRVSGDTGTTSVNKRSKHQKLLILH